The Pseudomonadota bacterium genome window below encodes:
- a CDS encoding ATP-binding cassette domain-containing protein, with translation MDQVSPSDTLQAEGIRCHGIGPLSLSVRAGECLCISGASGSGKSLLLRSIADMEPHEGSVTWRGTAAEKLSGPQWRRRIGLLPAESEWWGSRVSDHFADASAAQQLPEVGLPTAMWQARIRDLSTGERQRLALIRLLANQPQVLLLDEPTASLDPESTRRIESLIRRYQQEHGSPIIWVSHDPEQITRVASRHLRLDRVLSEMKRS, from the coding sequence GTGGACCAGGTTTCACCCAGTGACACCCTGCAGGCCGAAGGGATCCGTTGTCACGGCATCGGCCCGCTGAGCCTGAGCGTGCGCGCAGGCGAGTGTCTTTGCATCTCCGGAGCATCGGGATCGGGGAAGAGCCTGCTGCTCCGGTCAATCGCGGATATGGAGCCCCACGAGGGTAGCGTAACCTGGCGCGGTACCGCGGCCGAGAAGCTGTCGGGTCCTCAGTGGCGACGGCGGATCGGCCTGCTGCCCGCTGAAAGCGAGTGGTGGGGAAGCCGGGTCAGCGACCATTTTGCCGATGCCAGTGCGGCTCAGCAATTGCCGGAGGTAGGACTGCCGACGGCGATGTGGCAGGCACGGATACGCGACCTCTCTACGGGCGAACGCCAGCGTCTGGCTTTGATACGCCTGCTGGCCAACCAGCCGCAGGTGTTGCTGCTCGACGAGCCGACCGCCAGTCTCGATCCAGAGAGCACACGGCGCATCGAGTCCCTGATCAGGCGTTACCAGCAGGAGCATGGTTCGCCAATCATCTGGGTCAGCCATGACCCGGAGCAGATCACCCGCGTTGCGAGCCGCCACTTGCGCCTCGACCGTGTTCTTAGCGAGATGAAACGCTCATGA
- a CDS encoding CDGSH iron-sulfur domain-containing protein, whose protein sequence is MPEPTVAQKGPYALELEPGTYWWCACGRSKSQPFCDGSHKGSGFTPTKLELMERKKVWLCGCKRSKKQPHCDGSHQGL, encoded by the coding sequence ATGCCCGAACCCACCGTTGCCCAGAAAGGTCCCTACGCGCTGGAGTTGGAGCCTGGCACCTACTGGTGGTGCGCCTGCGGGCGATCGAAGAGTCAACCCTTCTGCGACGGATCGCACAAGGGCAGCGGGTTTACACCCACGAAGTTGGAGCTCATGGAGCGAAAAAAGGTGTGGCTATGCGGTTGCAAACGCAGCAAGAAGCAACCGCATTGCGACGGAAGCCACCAGGGTCTCTAG
- a CDS encoding ATP-dependent protease encodes MPLAVVYSRAQEGVQAPLVTVEVHLSNGLPNLSIVGLPEAAVRESKDRVRGALLNAGFEFPARRITINLAPADLPKEGGRFDLPIALGILAASGQIPQAPLERCEFLGELALGGDLRAVRGGLPAALQARAARRALLVPESNVQEAALVADGEVYGAAHLLEVCGHLTGAAPIDAALDAHRDTMAFETPELADVRGQHQARRALEVAAAGGHSLLMIGPPGTGKTMLASRLPGILPPLSDEEALATAAVASISDRGFHANRWRQRPFRAPHHTASGVALVGGGSNPRPGEISLAHNGVMFLDELPEFDRRVLEVLREPLESGRVTISRAARQAEFPAQFQLIAAMNPCPCGYLGDPSGRCRCTMDQVQRYRNRLSGPLLDRIDLHVEVPRLPHRVVAGSVSPPPETSAAVRERVVAARNRQLQRAGKPNFKLNNREVEQSCRLDAAGQQLLEQAVERLGLSARAYHRILRVARTIADLDGSDRLQVPYLSEAIAYRRLDRTVPD; translated from the coding sequence ATGCCTCTTGCCGTTGTCTACAGCCGTGCACAGGAGGGCGTTCAAGCCCCGCTGGTGACCGTGGAGGTCCACCTCTCCAACGGGCTTCCCAACCTTTCCATCGTCGGCCTGCCCGAGGCGGCCGTGCGCGAGAGCAAGGATCGTGTGCGCGGCGCGCTGCTCAATGCGGGGTTCGAATTCCCGGCACGACGCATCACCATCAATCTTGCCCCGGCGGATCTGCCCAAGGAGGGTGGCCGCTTTGATTTGCCGATTGCGCTGGGCATCCTGGCGGCATCGGGGCAAATCCCGCAGGCACCGCTTGAACGCTGCGAGTTTCTCGGCGAGCTTGCGCTGGGTGGTGATCTGCGCGCGGTGCGTGGCGGGCTGCCCGCCGCACTCCAGGCGCGCGCTGCGCGAAGGGCACTGTTGGTGCCCGAAAGCAACGTCCAGGAGGCGGCATTGGTGGCCGATGGGGAGGTCTACGGCGCGGCGCATCTGCTCGAGGTGTGCGGCCATCTGACCGGCGCCGCGCCCATCGATGCGGCGCTTGACGCCCACCGGGATACCATGGCGTTCGAGACTCCGGAGCTGGCCGACGTGCGTGGCCAGCATCAGGCGCGCCGTGCCCTCGAGGTCGCGGCTGCCGGTGGACATTCGCTGCTGATGATCGGCCCGCCCGGGACCGGCAAGACCATGCTGGCCAGTCGCCTGCCCGGTATTCTGCCGCCACTCAGCGACGAGGAGGCGCTGGCTACCGCGGCCGTCGCCTCCATCAGCGACCGGGGGTTTCACGCCAATCGCTGGCGGCAGCGACCGTTCCGGGCTCCGCACCATACCGCCTCAGGGGTGGCATTGGTGGGTGGTGGTAGTAACCCGCGGCCGGGAGAGATTTCGCTGGCCCACAACGGCGTCATGTTCCTCGACGAGTTGCCGGAGTTTGATCGCCGCGTTCTCGAAGTGCTGCGCGAACCGCTGGAATCGGGACGGGTAACCATATCCCGCGCAGCCCGGCAGGCTGAGTTCCCTGCCCAGTTTCAGCTGATTGCGGCAATGAATCCCTGCCCATGCGGGTATCTGGGTGATCCCAGCGGACGTTGTCGTTGCACGATGGACCAGGTCCAGCGCTATCGCAATCGGCTTTCGGGACCGTTGTTGGACCGCATCGACCTGCATGTGGAGGTGCCGCGGCTTCCGCACCGGGTCGTGGCGGGCAGTGTATCGCCACCGCCGGAGACCAGCGCGGCGGTACGTGAGCGGGTGGTCGCCGCCCGCAACCGCCAGCTGCAGCGTGCCGGCAAGCCCAATTTCAAGCTGAACAATCGGGAGGTGGAACAGAGTTGCCGCCTCGATGCGGCGGGGCAGCAGCTTCTGGAACAGGCGGTGGAGCGCCTCGGTCTTTCGGCGCGCGCCTATCACCGCATCCTGCGGGTGGCGCGCACCATAGCCGATCTGGACGGCAGTGATCGGTTGCAGGTGCCATATCTTAGTGAAGCAATTGCCTATCGTCGCCTGGATCGCACGGTGCCGGACTAG
- a CDS encoding Crp/Fnr family transcriptional regulator: MDDIRDALLSVPYFKRLNTEAVAALADRANVRKCQTGEAILIQDDPCAGLGVVVSGRVRVLRTSSEGREQVLRILGPGRSFNDVAAIDGEPNPATVVATKDSKVVLLSRPALMRLLDAQPDITKAMLLLMAHRQRFLVEMIEDAALHSVVGRVARLLLRCASGNQPLIEGAADACQRVTQQDIAAMAGSVREVVQRALKLLEQEGAIRLGRAEIIIVDTNILTVYSTE, from the coding sequence ATGGACGATATTCGAGACGCGCTGCTATCCGTTCCCTATTTCAAGAGGCTAAACACCGAGGCGGTCGCCGCGTTGGCTGATAGGGCCAACGTGCGGAAATGCCAAACTGGAGAGGCGATACTGATCCAGGACGACCCCTGCGCAGGGCTGGGGGTGGTGGTGTCCGGTCGGGTTCGCGTGCTGCGTACATCCAGCGAAGGCCGTGAGCAGGTTCTGCGAATTCTCGGGCCTGGTCGCAGTTTTAACGATGTCGCCGCTATCGATGGCGAACCCAATCCGGCCACGGTGGTAGCCACGAAGGACAGCAAAGTGGTTTTACTGTCTCGTCCCGCACTGATGCGTTTGCTAGACGCGCAACCGGATATAACCAAGGCCATGTTGTTGCTGATGGCGCACCGGCAGAGATTCTTGGTGGAAATGATCGAGGACGCCGCCCTGCACTCCGTAGTGGGTCGTGTTGCACGATTGCTGCTGCGTTGCGCATCCGGCAACCAGCCCCTCATCGAGGGTGCCGCCGATGCCTGTCAGCGAGTCACGCAGCAGGACATCGCCGCAATGGCGGGCTCCGTGCGCGAAGTGGTGCAACGGGCCCTCAAACTCCTGGAGCAGGAAGGCGCGATCCGCCTGGGGCGTGCGGAGATCATCATCGTAGACACCAATATCCTCACCGTCTATTCCACCGAATAG
- a CDS encoding hemerythrin domain-containing protein has protein sequence MKFSIPETLTREHAALHGRLHEALEAGGAVAAATQNLIDKLHPHFVREEEIAMPPLGLLAPLAKGEYRSEMDQVLEYTEALAEELPRMLEEHEAIRSAVQQLRSAAKESGRQDIVEFCDDLGEHARSEEEVLYPAALLVGEVVRQHSLEAV, from the coding sequence ATGAAATTTTCAATTCCCGAAACGTTGACTCGTGAACATGCGGCTCTGCATGGTCGATTGCACGAGGCCTTGGAGGCAGGTGGTGCAGTCGCTGCCGCCACCCAAAACCTGATCGACAAGCTGCATCCGCACTTTGTGCGCGAGGAAGAGATCGCGATGCCGCCGCTGGGTTTGCTGGCCCCGCTAGCCAAGGGCGAGTATCGAAGTGAGATGGACCAGGTGCTGGAATACACGGAGGCACTGGCCGAAGAGCTACCCCGTATGCTTGAAGAGCATGAGGCTATCAGGTCGGCCGTTCAGCAACTCAGGAGCGCTGCCAAAGAGTCGGGCCGCCAGGACATCGTGGAGTTTTGTGATGATCTGGGCGAGCACGCACGCTCTGAGGAGGAGGTGCTCTACCCCGCGGCTTTACTGGTAGGCGAGGTAGTGCGCCAGCACAGTTTGGAAGCGGTTTAG
- a CDS encoding competence/damage-inducible protein A, producing the protein MLSIEGGRAMTVHLFNKRELRITGLSLTDVDLDLIAAAVADSLTLSPEDVLVVDAHSDQLTLDLLSDPDDIGRLAGKRRALLESLSCIPGLSVGTETEIHSDGILGVINLSPERAETLPGAMSDFRGQLREKLARKVMILPTGREIMAGNVMDTNTPFLMELFTINGYEAKAGSVVDDDIDVAIGALTDAIGRGFGLVVSTGGTGAELKDCMVEAITALAPDAATPYVVQYQRGHGRHYKEGVRIAVGHVEQTMLVALTGPHAEVKEAAPVLIEGLRQGYDRECLAGNIVDVLHARLHGTPVIG; encoded by the coding sequence ATGTTGAGTATTGAAGGAGGGCGTGCCATGACCGTGCATCTATTCAACAAACGCGAACTCAGAATCACCGGGTTGAGCTTGACGGATGTAGACCTCGACCTGATCGCGGCTGCGGTCGCCGATAGCCTCACTCTGTCGCCTGAAGACGTACTGGTTGTCGATGCGCATTCGGATCAGCTGACCCTCGATCTCCTGAGCGACCCCGACGACATCGGCCGGTTGGCGGGTAAGAGACGGGCTCTCCTTGAATCGCTATCGTGTATCCCGGGTCTTTCCGTGGGCACGGAAACGGAAATCCATTCGGACGGCATTCTGGGAGTAATCAATCTCTCTCCCGAACGCGCAGAGACTCTTCCGGGAGCGATGTCCGACTTCCGTGGCCAATTACGCGAGAAACTCGCTAGGAAAGTCATGATTCTTCCAACCGGTCGCGAGATCATGGCTGGAAACGTGATGGATACCAATACCCCCTTCTTGATGGAGTTGTTCACTATCAATGGCTATGAGGCGAAAGCGGGCTCGGTTGTCGACGACGACATCGACGTTGCTATCGGTGCTTTGACGGACGCCATAGGCCGGGGATTCGGTCTGGTTGTCTCCACGGGCGGCACCGGCGCCGAACTCAAGGACTGCATGGTCGAGGCGATCACGGCCCTGGCCCCTGACGCCGCGACGCCGTACGTTGTGCAGTATCAAAGAGGTCACGGACGCCATTATAAGGAAGGCGTTCGAATCGCTGTGGGGCACGTGGAACAGACAATGCTCGTGGCCTTGACGGGACCTCATGCCGAAGTAAAAGAGGCAGCACCGGTGCTGATTGAGGGATTGCGCCAAGGGTATGATCGAGAATGCCTAGCGGGAAATATCGTCGATGTTTTGCACGCACGACTCCATGGTACACCGGTCATCGGATAG
- a CDS encoding cupin domain-containing protein, which produces MAKVANFDSIRRIIAREGVDRRVFSGKNSTVVMNEIQASACPAIHSHPHEQITYILLGECEFYLGDETIRMSKGDVVLVPSNVKHGLRPLGDTPILNLDVFSPIREDYLVSTGDDL; this is translated from the coding sequence ATGGCTAAGGTGGCGAATTTTGACAGCATTCGACGGATCATCGCTCGTGAGGGTGTCGATCGGCGGGTGTTCTCGGGAAAAAACAGTACGGTGGTGATGAACGAAATACAGGCATCCGCATGCCCGGCCATTCACAGCCATCCCCACGAGCAAATTACCTATATTTTGTTAGGCGAGTGCGAATTCTATCTGGGTGATGAGACAATTCGTATGAGCAAAGGCGATGTCGTACTCGTCCCCTCCAACGTTAAGCACGGACTGCGCCCTCTCGGAGACACGCCGATCCTGAACCTGGACGTCTTCAGCCCAATCCGTGAAGACTATTTGGTGTCGACGGGCGATGACCTTTAA
- a CDS encoding GntR family transcriptional regulator has product MRLCGEGDRILVEQIIRFDTKSRIAYGAIKTAIAEGRYLPGEKIGISQIARELSTSDIPVREAMQRLEAEGLLEYTPHVGFRVTSPDFGHYIHLFEVRQLLEGEAAKRAATRISANSLAELKRLDSEMATAMREGGMQSFSQLNRQFHTVLFEASENPVLIREIEHVGSIYPRTNAIFVMFPQRAQSTMREHALIIQCLESRDPAATNHAYLAHMAAGYEMLLRYRGEMSGEVGAQNLAINGISGGK; this is encoded by the coding sequence TTGCGCCTATGCGGAGAGGGGGATCGGATCTTGGTTGAGCAAATCATACGTTTCGACACCAAGTCGCGTATCGCCTATGGGGCGATAAAGACCGCCATTGCAGAAGGGCGCTATCTGCCGGGAGAGAAGATCGGCATCTCGCAGATTGCCAGAGAGTTGAGCACAAGTGATATTCCGGTCCGCGAGGCTATGCAGCGTCTGGAGGCTGAGGGATTGCTGGAATACACGCCCCACGTCGGTTTCCGGGTGACATCCCCCGATTTCGGCCATTACATCCACTTGTTCGAAGTGCGCCAACTGCTCGAAGGGGAGGCGGCAAAGCGTGCCGCTACGCGAATTTCAGCGAATTCCCTCGCGGAATTGAAGAGGCTGGATTCTGAAATGGCTACCGCGATGCGTGAGGGGGGTATGCAATCCTTCTCGCAGTTAAACCGCCAATTCCATACTGTGCTTTTCGAAGCGAGTGAAAATCCGGTTTTGATACGGGAGATCGAACACGTGGGGTCGATCTATCCCCGCACTAATGCCATTTTCGTGATGTTCCCTCAACGAGCCCAGTCGACCATGCGTGAGCACGCGTTGATCATCCAATGCTTGGAGAGTCGAGATCCCGCCGCAACCAATCACGCCTATCTCGCCCACATGGCCGCCGGATACGAAATGCTGCTCAGGTATCGAGGGGAAATGTCAGGCGAAGTTGGCGCGCAGAACTTAGCTATCAACGGTATCTCAGGAGGTAAGTGA
- a CDS encoding (Fe-S)-binding protein, producing MPSVNRVAVIDDKLCTRCPVCIRDCPTEAIWREIIDKKHFIRIDNDKCLDCTICFTRCPEHAIGMEPRSEPLSFGIDWTKADSAEVKRICLAAHMHEEQVICFCRQTQAREVAAAILLGHTTPESLSLATGIRTGCGVLCVTAVLRLLKAAGIEVGKAPGWQWYGSYITIWDIPPEVRQKYPEYFVEDDYQLALQLYPNEV from the coding sequence ATGCCATCGGTAAACCGCGTGGCGGTAATCGACGATAAGCTCTGTACGAGATGTCCGGTATGCATCAGGGACTGCCCAACCGAAGCCATCTGGCGAGAAATAATCGACAAAAAGCACTTCATTCGCATCGATAACGATAAATGCCTGGATTGTACAATCTGTTTCACGCGTTGCCCGGAACATGCCATCGGCATGGAGCCCCGAAGCGAACCTCTGTCATTTGGGATCGACTGGACCAAGGCTGACTCGGCTGAAGTTAAACGAATTTGCTTGGCCGCTCACATGCACGAGGAGCAAGTGATTTGCTTCTGCCGGCAGACACAGGCTCGCGAAGTGGCGGCCGCAATACTTCTCGGGCACACCACACCTGAAAGCCTGTCTCTCGCCACAGGTATCCGCACGGGCTGCGGCGTACTGTGCGTGACGGCGGTACTCAGGTTGCTGAAAGCCGCCGGAATCGAAGTCGGCAAGGCGCCTGGATGGCAGTGGTATGGGTCGTATATCACCATCTGGGATATCCCGCCTGAGGTGCGACAGAAGTATCCCGAGTATTTCGTCGAGGATGATTATCAGCTTGCTCTGCAACTCTATCCAAATGAGGTCTGA
- a CDS encoding TRAP transporter permease, which produces MTSFNSFFQSATAHITKLVCILFGLFHLYTAGWGTLGAMDQRVIHITFILVLVFLNKPVHAGVNGAWRLLDVILTLVALAVGGYLYLNSEEIAFRLGIANMIDLAAGAALILLLMEATRRVIGWPLPFIAGTAILYGFFGDKLPGILAHGGFEVDRLISHLSLTTEGIFTVPLSVSATVVVIFIIFATFLNATGAGQYFIDLVMSYFGRSRGAPAKAAVVGSAMMGTLSGSVIANVMGTGSFTIPLMKRSGYRPVVAGAVEACTSTGGQIMPPIMGAAAFIIAEFLRVPYLEVIKAAVIPAILFYVALFIYVHLEAARGGLKALPDEEIREYRKRRQGKYYQLIPLVALVVMMASLGWSPTRSAFFAILITLAIGFIQKEGRLTFTKLIDMFRQAGMTMLEVATACATAGIIIGILSLTGLGLQLSSILTGIAGGNLMILLVLTMFVSLILGMGLTTTACYVILAVLVAPAIIKMGIDPMAAHLFVFYYGMYSFITPPVSLGAFAAAGISGSSPMATGYMAWKIALPGFILPFMFTSFPAMLMKGSWPEILYVTTTGLAGVFFISAATVGYFRRDLNRLVRGMMIVAGVLLVHGGMLTDVIGIVLGGATVLSCYLRSPHPSEAHAIDGIVPADAPQSRNDV; this is translated from the coding sequence ATGACCTCGTTCAATAGTTTTTTTCAATCAGCCACAGCACACATCACGAAGCTGGTCTGCATCCTGTTCGGTCTTTTTCATCTCTATACCGCAGGCTGGGGAACGCTTGGTGCCATGGATCAGAGGGTGATCCACATCACCTTCATCCTAGTTCTAGTCTTTCTCAACAAGCCAGTCCACGCGGGCGTCAACGGCGCCTGGCGGCTCTTGGACGTGATATTGACCCTGGTAGCGCTGGCGGTTGGCGGTTACCTGTACCTTAATTCGGAGGAGATTGCCTTTCGTCTGGGAATCGCCAATATGATTGACTTGGCCGCTGGCGCTGCCCTTATCCTCCTACTAATGGAAGCGACCCGCCGGGTCATAGGGTGGCCCCTCCCCTTCATCGCCGGTACAGCCATTCTCTATGGCTTCTTCGGCGACAAGCTCCCGGGTATCCTAGCCCACGGTGGATTTGAGGTGGACCGCCTTATCAGTCATCTATCGTTGACCACCGAGGGAATATTCACGGTGCCGCTCAGCGTTTCTGCAACGGTGGTCGTCATCTTCATCATCTTTGCCACTTTTCTCAACGCCACGGGAGCTGGACAGTATTTCATTGATCTGGTGATGAGCTACTTCGGCCGTAGTAGGGGGGCGCCGGCCAAGGCGGCGGTGGTGGGCAGCGCCATGATGGGAACTCTCAGCGGCAGCGTCATCGCCAACGTGATGGGAACCGGCTCCTTCACGATCCCGCTGATGAAACGCTCGGGGTACCGACCGGTGGTTGCCGGGGCGGTGGAAGCCTGCACGTCCACTGGCGGACAGATAATGCCCCCGATCATGGGGGCGGCCGCTTTCATAATCGCTGAGTTTCTGCGAGTTCCGTACTTGGAGGTGATCAAGGCTGCTGTCATACCGGCTATTCTTTTCTACGTGGCGCTTTTCATTTACGTGCACTTGGAGGCGGCACGGGGTGGCTTGAAGGCGTTGCCCGATGAAGAGATCCGCGAGTATCGGAAGCGCAGGCAGGGCAAGTATTATCAGCTCATCCCCCTCGTCGCTCTGGTGGTGATGATGGCCTCTCTCGGCTGGTCACCAACCCGTTCAGCTTTCTTCGCTATTCTTATCACCCTCGCTATTGGCTTCATTCAGAAGGAAGGGCGACTCACCTTCACTAAGCTGATCGACATGTTCCGGCAGGCGGGGATGACGATGCTGGAGGTAGCCACTGCGTGTGCTACTGCCGGAATCATCATTGGTATCCTCTCCCTCACCGGACTCGGGCTGCAGCTGTCGAGCATTCTTACCGGGATAGCCGGGGGAAATTTAATGATCTTGCTCGTTCTCACGATGTTCGTTTCCCTTATTCTCGGAATGGGTCTGACTACCACTGCCTGTTACGTTATTCTCGCTGTGCTGGTTGCCCCGGCCATAATCAAAATGGGGATCGATCCAATGGCTGCGCACTTGTTCGTCTTCTACTACGGTATGTACTCCTTCATTACTCCACCCGTCTCGCTCGGCGCCTTCGCCGCCGCTGGGATCTCCGGCTCGTCGCCGATGGCGACTGGCTACATGGCGTGGAAGATCGCCCTCCCAGGCTTTATCCTTCCTTTCATGTTCACTTCATTCCCGGCGATGTTGATGAAGGGATCCTGGCCGGAGATTCTCTACGTCACCACTACCGGCCTGGCGGGCGTGTTCTTCATCTCGGCGGCGACCGTCGGCTATTTCCGACGGGATCTCAACAGGTTGGTGCGGGGCATGATGATCGTTGCTGGAGTCCTGCTCGTTCACGGCGGAATGCTGACCGACGTGATCGGTATCGTCCTCGGTGGAGCCACGGTTCTCAGCTGTTACCTCCGCTCCCCCCACCCCAGCGAGGCCCACGCAATCGACGGTATAGTTCCAGCCGATGCACCTCAATCTCGTAACGACGTCTAG
- a CDS encoding quinolinate phosphoribosyl transferase has product MAEDCVPGAIAKPSGIARAARKARDLAAGKVRVVSGAAKKMPSEVKDQVRKAVHCGGGSGRIANGPFLYLDKNYVRIFGSVRQTLAAVASMTGHVRAIQLRGLVEDIATEAHTAIELGAEILMVDTGRLDDLDLVASIVRESGRRPFVTIAFAGDIELEDIPKIATHDVDILDIGRAVIDAPMVDIKFDIIAKRAAPRQGACDPADASRK; this is encoded by the coding sequence ATGGCCGAGGATTGTGTGCCTGGTGCCATCGCTAAGCCCTCGGGTATCGCCCGTGCTGCCCGCAAGGCCCGAGATCTTGCTGCCGGCAAGGTGCGTGTAGTATCCGGCGCTGCTAAAAAGATGCCGTCCGAGGTTAAGGACCAGGTCCGCAAGGCCGTCCATTGCGGCGGCGGTAGCGGTCGTATAGCCAACGGCCCCTTTCTCTATCTGGACAAAAACTATGTGCGCATCTTCGGTAGCGTGCGCCAAACACTTGCTGCGGTCGCCAGCATGACCGGCCATGTCCGCGCCATTCAACTGCGGGGTTTGGTGGAGGATATCGCCACAGAGGCCCACACCGCTATCGAGTTGGGGGCTGAGATTCTGATGGTGGACACTGGGCGGTTGGATGATCTCGACTTGGTGGCATCGATAGTGCGGGAATCCGGGCGTCGCCCGTTTGTCACTATCGCCTTTGCCGGAGATATCGAGTTGGAAGACATCCCCAAGATCGCGACCCACGACGTGGACATCTTGGATATTGGGCGCGCCGTCATCGATGCGCCTATGGTGGATATCAAATTCGACATTATTGCGAAACGCGCCGCTCCTCGACAGGGCGCCTGCGACCCCGCTGACGCATCGCGTAAATGA
- a CDS encoding adenine nucleotide alpha hydrolase yields the protein MSTIELQARLLQELGRHTRIAIAVSGGIDSMTLAFIAHRLSPHPAAMVHAVSPAVPPKATERVEAYAAREGWDLTIVDAGEFADPIYRANPVDRCYYCKSHLYNRIHALVQGTVASGANLDDLNDFRPGLTAAAERGIVHPFIASGIDKNDIRAIARWHALKDIVDLPAQPCLASRVETGIRIEPAEMTFIDQVECRMREVLGDSATIRCRITMDGVAIEVGVAELAAAKGQIETIARLMCTSQGRPFAGVRPYRQGSAFLKNEATASGRC from the coding sequence ATGTCGACAATAGAACTTCAGGCTCGTCTGTTGCAAGAATTGGGGCGGCACACGCGTATTGCCATCGCTGTTAGCGGAGGTATAGACAGCATGACTCTCGCTTTTATCGCACACCGTTTGTCGCCACACCCCGCGGCCATGGTACATGCTGTTTCTCCCGCAGTGCCACCTAAGGCTACAGAACGGGTTGAGGCCTATGCGGCGCGGGAAGGGTGGGACTTGACCATCGTTGACGCCGGAGAATTCGCTGACCCCATCTATCGCGCCAACCCGGTGGATCGCTGTTATTACTGCAAGTCCCATCTTTACAATCGCATTCATGCCCTGGTCCAAGGAACCGTCGCGTCCGGAGCTAATCTGGACGACCTGAATGACTTCCGGCCTGGTCTGACGGCGGCAGCGGAGCGCGGGATCGTCCATCCTTTCATTGCTAGCGGTATTGACAAGAATGACATCCGGGCTATTGCCCGCTGGCATGCACTGAAAGATATTGTGGACCTGCCGGCACAGCCCTGTCTGGCCAGCCGAGTAGAAACCGGTATCAGAATTGAACCGGCCGAGATGACTTTCATCGATCAAGTAGAGTGCCGGATGCGCGAGGTTTTAGGTGATAGTGCCACCATCCGCTGCCGCATTACTATGGACGGTGTTGCCATCGAAGTAGGCGTGGCGGAACTTGCCGCTGCAAAGGGCCAGATCGAGACCATTGCGCGACTGATGTGTACTTCCCAAGGTAGACCCTTCGCCGGCGTCAGGCCCTATCGACAGGGGTCCGCTTTTCTGAAAAATGAGGCGACGGCATCTGGGAGGTGTTAA
- the larB gene encoding nickel pincer cofactor biosynthesis protein LarB translates to MKDVVFDYARAARIGLPEAVLCEGKPLGTLADLLTTFGRGSEHSVLFTRLAPEVFAALPETARAGVDYHPLSRTAWGEILPCKPKGKVAIVSAGTADGHAAWEAARTLEFLRIEWTIFEDCGVAGLWRLLERLPKINAHDVVIVVAGLDAALASVLGGLTPQPLLAVPTSIGYGVANQGETAQHSMLTSCAPGVGVFNIDNGYGAACAAARIVRLLYP, encoded by the coding sequence ATGAAGGATGTCGTCTTCGACTATGCCCGCGCAGCCCGCATCGGTTTGCCTGAAGCGGTGTTATGCGAGGGGAAACCCTTGGGAACACTGGCCGATCTGCTCACAACATTTGGGCGGGGCAGTGAGCATTCTGTGTTGTTCACCCGGCTGGCTCCGGAGGTCTTTGCTGCCCTTCCCGAAACGGCACGTGCGGGTGTTGATTATCATCCGCTATCTCGAACGGCCTGGGGTGAAATCCTCCCGTGTAAGCCCAAGGGAAAGGTGGCTATCGTTTCCGCTGGAACCGCGGATGGGCATGCCGCTTGGGAAGCGGCACGAACTTTGGAGTTTCTCAGGATTGAATGGACGATATTCGAGGATTGCGGTGTTGCTGGATTGTGGCGACTGCTGGAGAGGCTGCCGAAGATCAATGCCCATGATGTGGTCATCGTAGTGGCTGGTCTTGATGCTGCCCTTGCTTCCGTGCTTGGAGGCCTGACACCGCAACCGTTGCTAGCAGTGCCCACTTCCATAGGCTATGGGGTTGCCAACCAGGGCGAAACGGCTCAGCATAGCATGTTGACCAGTTGTGCCCCGGGCGTAGGCGTATTCAATATCGACAACGGCTATGGTGCGGCCTGCGCTGCAGCTCGGATCGTGAGGCTGCTATACCCGTGA